In Fimbriiglobus ruber, a genomic segment contains:
- the ung gene encoding uracil-DNA glycosylase, with product MAGKTGKRSSRAAEPTTLSLFPDEPALDPAAALAAAPPGVPDSWARALGSEFIAPYFADLQKFVAGERQEYDIYPPEEDVYNAFRYTPLDDVRVVILGQDPYPNPGQGHGLCFSVKPGVVLPGSLRNIYRELQSDLSIPPAKHGYLVSWAKQGVLLLNTVLTVRAGKPASHANKGWETFTHAALRAVDMLPRKVVFVLWGSHAQKKTAIIDTSRHTIITSAHPSPLSASNGFFGSKPFSKVNAALEGAGEPTIDWKLPEKVVEE from the coding sequence ATGGCTGGCAAAACCGGGAAGCGCTCGTCTCGCGCGGCCGAACCGACCACCCTCTCCCTGTTCCCGGACGAACCCGCCCTGGACCCGGCGGCCGCCCTCGCCGCTGCCCCGCCGGGCGTGCCGGACTCGTGGGCGCGGGCGTTGGGGTCGGAGTTCATCGCTCCGTACTTCGCCGACCTGCAGAAATTCGTCGCCGGGGAGCGCCAGGAGTACGACATCTACCCGCCCGAAGAGGACGTGTACAACGCCTTCCGGTACACGCCGCTCGACGACGTGCGGGTCGTCATCCTCGGGCAAGACCCGTACCCGAACCCGGGTCAGGGGCACGGGCTCTGCTTCTCCGTCAAGCCCGGCGTCGTCCTGCCGGGGTCGCTGCGCAATATTTACCGCGAACTGCAAAGCGACCTCAGCATCCCGCCCGCCAAGCACGGCTACCTCGTTTCGTGGGCCAAGCAGGGCGTACTGCTGCTCAACACCGTCCTCACCGTCCGCGCCGGCAAGCCGGCCTCACACGCAAACAAGGGTTGGGAGACGTTCACCCACGCCGCCTTGCGGGCAGTCGATATGTTGCCGCGGAAGGTGGTGTTCGTACTCTGGGGCAGCCACGCCCAGAAGAAAACGGCCATCATCGACACCAGCCGGCACACCATCATCACGTCCGCACACCCGTCGCCGCTGTCCGCGAGCAACGGCTTCTTCGGCAGCAAGCCGTTCTCGAAGGTGAACGCCGCGCTGGAAGGGGCCGGCGAGCCGACGATCGACTGGAAGTTGCCGGAGAAGGTGGTGGAAGAGTAA
- a CDS encoding sensor histidine kinase: MTDPPARPALSDAAPPPPPPKPRALWTFALGAAPAIFVWLVMGGWLATMLYNRANWSEEADEALVREWLEETRNFRKTLPELVREYERLREEDPTGTAAPLRLRDKRSEMEELMHGLAEPTRAYLNQLPGFPVIYRLEVVFAPTPGGPETPEEIVWDSTLPRPRQQSRVRVHVLETRPLGPNDPRAVIRCEYQLHAFNKLQRQEDERHRISLVAEAVLVAAALLAVLFVARFLMRERKRETQRMAALTAAEYRERELLKTRLRQQQAERARDELDRKLLEQQLDAANLEKRADEAEKTALEMKSQLYASIGIMAGSYAHNIKNLLVRPNDLLSRCLEADGMTHDQESMLLEVRATLGTVTERLQQILRTIRRDPNKSEVTRVNLSNLVRDTARTWDEMGRDKWKLRVTADVQPGPHWVNGDLSHLQQGIENLVFNARDATFEMRNFLREEARKDGAQNPAARKQRLIEAAGWRGEVSLSLRREGDRVVLEVRDNGIGMTDEVRANCLRTHFTTKRDNALYEGYSAGMGLGLSFVAMVLEHHQAALEIESAPHKGAVFRIRFPAAGE; encoded by the coding sequence ATGACCGACCCGCCCGCCCGTCCGGCGCTTTCCGACGCGGCCCCGCCGCCGCCCCCGCCCAAGCCCCGCGCGCTCTGGACGTTCGCGCTCGGGGCGGCGCCCGCGATTTTCGTCTGGCTCGTGATGGGCGGGTGGCTCGCCACCATGCTGTACAACCGCGCGAACTGGTCCGAAGAGGCGGACGAGGCCCTCGTCCGCGAGTGGCTGGAAGAGACGCGGAATTTCCGCAAGACGCTGCCCGAACTCGTCCGCGAGTACGAGCGACTCCGCGAGGAAGACCCGACCGGGACCGCCGCTCCGCTCCGCCTGCGGGACAAGCGGAGCGAGATGGAAGAACTCATGCACGGGTTGGCCGAGCCGACCCGCGCGTACCTGAACCAGCTCCCCGGCTTCCCGGTCATTTACCGCCTGGAAGTCGTGTTCGCCCCGACCCCCGGCGGCCCCGAGACGCCCGAGGAGATCGTCTGGGACTCGACCCTCCCGCGGCCGCGGCAGCAGAGCCGCGTCCGCGTCCACGTGCTGGAGACGCGCCCGCTCGGGCCGAACGACCCGCGGGCCGTCATCCGCTGCGAATACCAACTCCACGCTTTTAACAAACTACAGCGGCAGGAGGACGAGCGGCACCGCATCTCGCTCGTCGCCGAGGCGGTCTTGGTCGCGGCCGCGCTGCTCGCCGTCCTGTTCGTCGCCCGGTTCCTGATGCGCGAGCGGAAGCGCGAGACCCAGCGGATGGCCGCCCTGACCGCGGCCGAGTACCGCGAGCGGGAACTGCTCAAGACCCGCCTCCGGCAGCAGCAGGCCGAGCGGGCCCGGGACGAACTCGATCGCAAGTTGCTCGAACAGCAACTCGACGCAGCCAACCTCGAAAAGCGGGCGGACGAGGCCGAGAAGACGGCCCTGGAAATGAAGTCGCAGCTCTACGCCAGCATCGGCATCATGGCCGGGTCGTACGCCCACAACATCAAGAACCTCCTCGTCCGGCCGAACGACCTGCTCTCCCGCTGCCTGGAAGCCGACGGGATGACGCACGACCAGGAAAGCATGCTCCTCGAAGTCCGAGCCACGCTCGGGACGGTGACCGAACGGCTGCAGCAGATCCTCCGTACCATCCGCCGCGACCCGAACAAGTCCGAGGTGACGCGGGTGAACCTGAGCAACCTCGTCCGCGATACGGCGCGGACGTGGGACGAGATGGGCCGGGACAAGTGGAAGCTCCGCGTGACCGCGGACGTCCAACCCGGCCCGCACTGGGTCAACGGCGACCTCTCGCACTTACAACAAGGGATCGAAAACCTGGTGTTCAACGCACGGGACGCCACGTTCGAGATGCGGAACTTCCTCCGCGAAGAGGCCCGGAAGGACGGAGCCCAGAACCCGGCCGCCCGCAAGCAGCGACTGATCGAGGCAGCAGGTTGGCGCGGCGAGGTGTCGCTCTCCCTCCGGCGGGAGGGCGACCGGGTGGTGTTGGAGGTGCGGGACAACGGGATCGGGATGACGGACGAGGTCCGCGCGAACTGCCTGCGGACGCACTTCACCACCAAGCGGGACAACGCCCTCTACGAGGGCTACAGCGCCGGCATGGGCCTCGGCCTGTCGTTCGTCGCCATGGTCCTCGAACACCACCAGGCCGCCCTGGAAATCGAGTCCGCCCCACACAAGGGGGCGGTGTTCCGCATCCGCTTCCCCGCGGCGGGCGAGTGA
- a CDS encoding alpha/beta hydrolase family esterase, with translation MKLFARRWPRNLLLVVVCFFALILIAAVYLLYAPTPPPPPLSSTVQLGTIRVGALDRSYLLYVPAHVPPSPPLVLVFHGSSQTGADIRVATGYEFDRLADEHGFVVVYPNGFEKNWNDCRKTASYPARQLNVDDIGFCTALTDRLRETIGTDPARVFAVGYSNGGHFAYRMALEHPDRVSAIAVFAASLPTDDNCDCRLTRKPVPVMIVNGTKDPINPFGGGTVTIAGFGNRGTVRSSRASAEYFAGLAGSPTPEESSIPAEGQTDGTWVEKTRWHVPGKAEVVLVAVHGGGHVIPQPVYRPQRILGKVSSAINGPAEVWSFFASLR, from the coding sequence ATGAAGTTGTTCGCCAGACGTTGGCCGCGGAACCTGTTGCTGGTCGTTGTTTGCTTTTTCGCGCTAATTTTGATCGCGGCGGTTTACCTGCTCTACGCCCCGACGCCTCCTCCTCCGCCTTTGAGTTCGACGGTTCAATTGGGAACGATCCGGGTGGGCGCCCTCGACCGCAGTTACCTGCTCTACGTGCCCGCGCACGTCCCCCCATCGCCCCCACTCGTTCTCGTCTTCCACGGTTCGAGTCAAACCGGGGCCGACATCCGCGTCGCCACGGGCTACGAGTTCGATCGCCTCGCGGACGAACACGGCTTCGTGGTGGTCTACCCGAACGGGTTTGAGAAGAATTGGAACGACTGCCGCAAAACGGCCAGCTACCCGGCTAGACAACTCAACGTCGACGATATCGGGTTCTGCACCGCGCTGACCGACCGCCTACGAGAGACAATCGGCACCGACCCCGCCCGCGTGTTCGCCGTCGGGTATTCGAACGGCGGCCATTTCGCGTACCGCATGGCACTGGAACATCCGGACCGCGTCTCCGCCATCGCCGTCTTCGCCGCCAGCCTACCGACCGACGACAACTGCGACTGCCGGCTCACGAGGAAGCCCGTACCTGTGATGATCGTTAACGGGACCAAAGACCCGATTAATCCGTTCGGGGGCGGCACCGTCACGATTGCCGGCTTCGGGAACCGGGGGACGGTGCGTTCCTCGCGCGCGAGTGCTGAATACTTCGCGGGTCTCGCGGGCTCACCCACGCCCGAAGAGTCGAGCATTCCAGCCGAGGGTCAGACGGACGGAACGTGGGTCGAGAAAACCCGGTGGCACGTGCCGGGCAAAGCCGAAGTGGTACTCGTTGCGGTCCACGGTGGTGGTCACGTTATTCCCCAACCCGTCTACCGGCCGCAACGCATCCTCGGCAAAGTGTCATCCGCCATTAACGGTCCGGCCGAGGTGTGGAGCTTTTTTGCCTCTCTCCGATGA
- a CDS encoding MBOAT family O-acyltransferase has translation MIFASKAFFVFLVVVLTTYHLLPRRGQKYTFLLAASWALYAWVSARWGSPWYFGVIFFLTVVDYFVGLRIERATTDRARKAWLAASVVSNLALLVGFKYTPFAYDNYVFFTGFLGTPVPDRAWTILLPLGISFHTFQGISYTVDVYRRQIRAVPNFVDYALFVAFFPQLAAGPIVRAIEFLPQMVAPPRVTAAQVSDGIALFAFGLFKKLVIADNLDALFVNPVFADPAAFDAATHRWAVVAWAVQIYCDFSGYTDMAIGTAKWFGFELPSNFRCPYLATSITDFWRRWHLTLSTWLRDYFYFPMGGSRGSAPRTYFNLMFLFVLCGLWHGAAWNWLAYGAFNGVLMCLHRAYDRAVTGIVWVDALRANWGWKVFAWACTTYQFLVMLILVRMTSWANGWLMTRSLTGADWEPLTAAAHPPPFVPWVAGAPLLVPVLIALGLAGHVVGLMKEAGVPLPERLPDPIRMAAVAATICAILAFAPGVSKTFIYIQF, from the coding sequence GTGATTTTCGCCAGTAAGGCGTTCTTCGTTTTCCTCGTGGTCGTCCTGACGACGTATCACCTCCTGCCCCGGCGCGGGCAAAAGTACACGTTCCTGCTCGCGGCGAGTTGGGCACTTTACGCCTGGGTGAGCGCCCGCTGGGGCAGCCCGTGGTACTTCGGCGTCATCTTCTTCCTGACCGTCGTGGATTATTTCGTCGGATTGCGGATCGAGCGGGCCACGACCGACCGGGCGCGAAAAGCGTGGCTCGCGGCCAGCGTCGTGTCGAACCTGGCTCTGCTCGTCGGGTTCAAGTACACGCCGTTCGCTTACGACAATTACGTTTTCTTCACCGGCTTCCTCGGCACGCCGGTCCCGGACCGGGCGTGGACCATCCTGCTCCCCCTCGGGATCAGCTTCCACACGTTCCAGGGCATCAGCTACACGGTCGACGTCTACCGTCGGCAGATCCGGGCGGTGCCCAACTTCGTCGATTACGCCCTCTTCGTCGCGTTCTTCCCGCAACTGGCGGCCGGGCCGATCGTCCGGGCAATCGAGTTCCTGCCGCAGATGGTGGCGCCCCCGCGGGTCACGGCCGCGCAGGTGTCGGACGGGATCGCCCTGTTCGCGTTCGGGCTGTTCAAGAAGTTGGTGATCGCGGACAATCTCGACGCGCTGTTCGTCAACCCGGTGTTCGCCGACCCAGCCGCGTTCGACGCCGCCACCCACCGGTGGGCCGTCGTCGCGTGGGCGGTGCAGATTTACTGCGACTTCTCCGGCTACACCGACATGGCGATCGGGACCGCGAAGTGGTTCGGGTTTGAACTGCCGTCGAACTTCCGCTGCCCGTACCTGGCGACGAGCATTACCGACTTCTGGCGACGCTGGCACCTGACGTTGTCGACGTGGCTGCGGGACTACTTTTATTTCCCGATGGGCGGCAGCCGCGGCAGCGCGCCGCGGACGTACTTCAACCTGATGTTCCTCTTCGTCCTCTGCGGCCTGTGGCACGGGGCGGCGTGGAACTGGCTGGCGTACGGGGCGTTCAACGGCGTGTTGATGTGCCTCCACCGCGCGTACGACCGGGCGGTGACGGGAATCGTTTGGGTCGACGCCCTCCGCGCGAACTGGGGCTGGAAGGTGTTCGCCTGGGCCTGCACTACGTACCAGTTCCTGGTCATGCTGATCCTGGTGCGGATGACCAGTTGGGCGAACGGGTGGCTCATGACCCGGTCACTCACCGGCGCGGACTGGGAGCCGCTTACGGCTGCCGCCCACCCGCCGCCGTTCGTCCCGTGGGTCGCCGGCGCGCCGCTCCTCGTTCCCGTGCTGATCGCCCTCGGGTTGGCAGGACACGTGGTCGGGCTGATGAAGGAGGCCGGCGTCCCGCTCCCGGAACGCCTGCCCGACCCGATCCGGATGGCGGCCGTGGCGGCGACCATCTGCGCGATCCTGGCGTTCGCCCCCGGGGTGTCGAAGACGTTTATTTACATTCAGTTTTAA
- a CDS encoding plasmid stabilization protein yields the protein MPRGDKSKYTDKQKRQAEHIEEGYEQRGVPEEEAARRAWATVNNESGGGKLSGSGRGQPESHASSEKGGKKGGAASAARSPEARSASAKKAAATRKRNQAS from the coding sequence ATGCCTCGCGGAGACAAATCGAAATACACGGACAAACAGAAGCGGCAGGCCGAACACATCGAAGAAGGCTACGAGCAGCGCGGGGTGCCGGAAGAGGAAGCAGCCCGCCGTGCGTGGGCGACCGTTAACAACGAGTCCGGCGGCGGTAAGCTCTCGGGCAGCGGACGCGGTCAGCCCGAATCGCACGCCTCAAGTGAGAAGGGTGGCAAGAAGGGCGGGGCCGCGTCCGCTGCCCGGAGCCCGGAAGCTCGGTCGGCGTCCGCCAAGAAGGCCGCCGCGACCCGCAAGCGCAACCAGGCGAGTTAG